One window from the genome of Hyphomonas neptunium ATCC 15444 encodes:
- a CDS encoding chorismate mutase, with the protein MTTYTSDARKHTSDTAETMADVRYEIDRIDRLLVEILAERQSFMNAAARIKGPRAAVHDRARIEDVVAKVKAECPKHGLSLAIAEPVWRALIDRCIAYEFESYDALRVPGEASS; encoded by the coding sequence ATGACGACCTATACTTCCGACGCGCGCAAGCACACGTCTGACACCGCCGAGACGATGGCCGACGTGCGCTATGAGATCGACCGGATCGACCGGCTGCTGGTTGAGATCCTCGCCGAGCGGCAATCCTTCATGAATGCCGCCGCCCGCATCAAGGGCCCGCGCGCTGCCGTGCATGACCGCGCGCGGATCGAGGATGTCGTCGCCAAGGTGAAGGCCGAATGCCCCAAACACGGCCTGTCGCTGGCGATTGCCGAGCCTGTCTGGCGTGCCCTGATAGACCGGTGCATCGCCTATGAATTTGAAAGCTATGACGCGCTGCGCGTTC